In bacterium, a single genomic region encodes these proteins:
- a CDS encoding recombinase zinc beta ribbon domain-containing protein, translating to MDKRIFREVQKLLQLNSQNRGADTRNKHGALLRGLLKCGHCGAAMAHTYTQKGNRLYRYYMCLTKMKRGKDACPTPTLPAQEIEDFVVEQIKTLARDPELQRQVFQEASSQQKQQVAQLASERKRLQRQLQARKEEARRLAGVLAQANGDSPTILKRITEVETASATMTARIADLGREMAAAHHNIDFEHLRAALTEFDAIWEALTQAEQARLVSGLVAAVACDFNGVIGVSLSVGANQSLTSNARYYKVR from the coding sequence GTGGACAAGCGGATCTTCCGAGAGGTGCAGAAACTGCTCCAGCTCAACTCGCAGAACAGGGGGGCGGACACAAGGAACAAGCATGGTGCCCTGCTCCGGGGACTGCTCAAGTGCGGCCACTGTGGGGCGGCCATGGCCCACACCTACACCCAGAAGGGCAACCGGCTCTACCGCTACTACATGTGCCTGACCAAGATGAAGCGGGGGAAAGATGCCTGTCCCACCCCGACCCTACCGGCCCAGGAGATCGAGGACTTCGTGGTGGAGCAGATCAAGACACTGGCCCGGGATCCGGAGTTGCAGCGGCAGGTGTTCCAGGAGGCCAGCAGTCAGCAGAAACAACAGGTCGCCCAGCTGGCGTCCGAGCGCAAGCGGCTCCAGCGGCAACTGCAAGCCCGGAAGGAAGAGGCAAGGCGGCTGGCAGGGGTGCTGGCACAAGCCAACGGGGACTCACCGACGATCCTGAAGCGGATCACCGAAGTCGAGACCGCATCGGCGACGATGACCGCCCGGATAGCCGATCTGGGCCGGGAGATGGCCGCCGCGCACCACAACATCGACTTCGAGCACCTGCGGGCCGCCCTCACCGAGTTCGACGCCATCTGGGAGGCGTTGACGCAGGCGGAGCAGGCCCGGCTTGTTAGCGGTTTGGTTGCGGCAGTAGCTTGCGATTTCAACGGAGTGATTGGCGTAAGCCTGTCCGTCGGTGCCAATCAGTCACTGACCTCAAATGCCCGATATTACAAAGTCCGTTGA
- a CDS encoding twin-arginine translocase TatA/TatE family subunit — MFGLGAQELLLILLALILLFGANKIPQLARGLGQSVREFRRGMSETQ; from the coding sequence ATGTTCGGTTTAGGCGCGCAGGAACTCCTGCTCATACTGCTGGCGCTCATCCTCCTGTTCGGCGCCAACAAGATCCCGCAACTGGCCCGCGGCCTCGGCCAAAGCGTTCGCGAGTTCCGCCGCGGCATGTCGGAAACACAGTAG